A region from the Cytophagia bacterium CHB2 genome encodes:
- a CDS encoding glycosyltransferase family 4 protein, giving the protein MKIIFISPYPRAGGSSRFRIYQYVPFLQANGHEVFVHPFLNDAGYQTMYLPGRMVQKIFVLLSGMWRTLRLLPKIKNYDVCIVHREVALAGPGVLEWLVAKFSRNLVYDFDDAVFEPHVSSANRVFAVLKSTQKIPHLISRCHAVIAGNSYLEDYARQYCTKTFQLPTPVDVKRFAPRLPKTNISIIIGWIGSHSTSPYLAIVAEALKNLQTEFGRHIGIEIVGAGNFRFEKLEANYRTWVLEKEVTDLQGFDIGIMPMPDNRWTRGKCGFKALQYMSVGIPVVCSPVGMNRDIVAHGENGFWAETSAEWQQALHMLISDAELRKRMGEKGRRLVEERFSLEQCADRLNRILLAVTHD; this is encoded by the coding sequence ATGAAAATCATTTTTATTTCGCCATATCCTCGCGCGGGCGGCAGCAGCCGTTTTCGCATTTACCAATACGTGCCCTTTCTGCAAGCGAATGGCCATGAGGTTTTCGTTCATCCGTTTCTGAATGATGCCGGATACCAAACAATGTATCTGCCGGGCAGAATGGTGCAGAAAATTTTTGTCCTGTTGTCGGGAATGTGGCGAACGTTGCGCCTGTTGCCAAAAATCAAAAATTATGACGTGTGCATCGTGCATCGGGAAGTGGCGCTCGCCGGGCCCGGCGTGTTGGAATGGTTGGTGGCAAAATTCAGCCGAAATTTGGTTTATGATTTTGATGACGCCGTGTTTGAGCCGCATGTCAGCTCCGCCAACCGCGTCTTTGCCGTTTTGAAATCCACGCAAAAGATCCCGCATTTAATCTCGCGCTGCCACGCCGTGATTGCGGGGAATTCTTATCTTGAAGATTATGCCCGACAGTATTGCACCAAAACATTTCAACTGCCAACGCCTGTCGACGTCAAGCGTTTTGCGCCGCGATTACCAAAAACAAACATCTCAATCATCATTGGTTGGATCGGAAGCCATTCGACTTCGCCCTATCTTGCGATCGTTGCTGAGGCGCTCAAAAACCTGCAAACGGAATTTGGCCGCCACATCGGTATCGAAATCGTCGGCGCAGGCAACTTTCGGTTTGAAAAGCTCGAGGCAAATTACCGTACCTGGGTTTTGGAAAAAGAAGTTACCGATTTGCAAGGCTTTGATATCGGCATCATGCCGATGCCGGATAATCGCTGGACGCGCGGAAAATGCGGCTTCAAAGCATTGCAGTATATGAGCGTCGGTATTCCAGTCGTGTGTTCGCCGGTTGGCATGAATCGCGACATCGTTGCGCACGGCGAAAATGGATTCTGGGCAGAAACCTCCGCGGAATGGCAGCAAGCGCTACACATGTTGATCAGTGATGCGGAATTACGCAAACGAATGGGTGAAAAAGGACGCCGCCTGGTGGAAGAACGATTTTCGTTGGAACAATGCGCCGATCGCCTGAACCGGATATTGCTGGCGGTGACGCATGACTGA
- a CDS encoding pyridoxal phosphate-dependent aminotransferase family protein, with protein sequence MDLFDKCRKFTRAQEAIAEGWYPYFQAISSGADIEVTIRGHRLIMAGSNNYLGLTQDPRVKEAVIKAVQEFGSGCTGSRFLNGTLELHEELEKRLAKFMQREAALCFSTGFQTNLGVISTLVGKGDIIFADRANHASIVDGCRLSLGQVVRFRHNDMDHLERLLNKHQDAPGKLIIVDGVFSMEGDIADLPGLVNLAEKYHARILVDDAHSVGVLGKHGRGTAEHFGLEKKVDVVLGTFSKSFVSIGGFVAGDAYVIDYIKHHARSLIFSASMPPAATAAVLAALTILEEEPQRLEWLWRNVHKVKTAFDELGFNTGGTQTPIIPIHVGEDMKTFEFWKLLFQNGIFTNPVITPAVPAGQGLIRTSYMATHTDEHLDYIISQCALAGRQFGLIP encoded by the coding sequence TTGGATTTATTTGACAAGTGTCGCAAATTCACCCGCGCCCAGGAAGCCATTGCCGAGGGTTGGTATCCTTATTTTCAAGCCATTTCATCCGGCGCCGATATTGAAGTCACCATTCGCGGCCATCGTTTAATCATGGCCGGCTCCAATAATTATCTCGGCCTCACCCAAGATCCCCGCGTCAAAGAAGCTGTCATCAAAGCCGTGCAAGAATTCGGCTCCGGCTGCACCGGTTCGCGCTTTCTCAACGGCACGCTCGAACTGCACGAAGAGCTGGAGAAGCGGCTTGCGAAATTCATGCAGCGCGAAGCGGCATTATGTTTTTCCACCGGTTTTCAAACCAACCTCGGTGTGATCAGTACGCTGGTGGGTAAAGGCGATATCATCTTCGCCGATCGCGCGAATCACGCCAGCATTGTGGACGGCTGCCGCCTCTCACTCGGCCAGGTCGTGCGTTTCCGCCACAACGACATGGATCATCTTGAGCGCCTTTTGAACAAGCATCAAGATGCTCCCGGCAAGCTCATTATCGTTGATGGCGTTTTCAGCATGGAAGGTGATATTGCTGATTTGCCCGGCCTCGTCAATCTCGCGGAAAAATATCACGCGCGCATTCTGGTGGATGATGCCCATTCCGTCGGCGTATTGGGTAAACATGGCCGCGGCACGGCCGAGCATTTCGGTTTGGAGAAAAAAGTCGATGTCGTGCTGGGCACGTTCAGCAAATCATTTGTGTCGATTGGCGGATTTGTTGCGGGTGATGCTTATGTCATTGACTACATCAAGCATCATGCGCGTTCTCTCATTTTTTCGGCGAGCATGCCGCCGGCGGCCACCGCCGCGGTGCTGGCGGCCTTGACGATCTTGGAAGAGGAGCCGCAACGCCTGGAATGGCTTTGGCGCAACGTGCACAAAGTCAAAACCGCTTTTGATGAACTCGGTTTCAACACCGGCGGAACGCAGACGCCAATCATTCCGATTCACGTCGGCGAAGACATGAAAACATTTGAATTTTGGAAATTGTTGTTCCAAAACGGCATCTTCACCAACCCCGTCATCACGCCAGCGGTGCCCGCAGGCCAGGGCTTGATTCGCACGAGTTACATGGCCACGCACACCGACGAACATCTCGATTACATCATCAGTCAATGCGCGCTTGCCGGACGGCAATTCGGCTTGATTCCCTGA
- the trxA gene encoding thioredoxin produces MSHPVVLSDSNFEQEVLKSDKPVLVDFWAEWCGPCKMIAPAINDLAREYEGRAKIAKMDVDNNQIIAGQLGIRSIPALLIFKNGVVVDQIVGAVPKQRIKERLDATL; encoded by the coding sequence ATGTCTCACCCCGTGGTTTTGAGTGACAGTAATTTTGAGCAAGAAGTATTGAAATCGGATAAGCCGGTGCTGGTGGATTTCTGGGCAGAATGGTGCGGCCCGTGCAAAATGATTGCTCCGGCGATCAATGATTTGGCGCGCGAGTATGAAGGCCGGGCTAAAATTGCCAAGATGGATGTTGATAACAATCAAATCATCGCGGGCCAACTCGGCATTCGCAGCATACCGGCATTATTGATTTTCAAGAACGGAGTTGTCGTCGATCAAATCGTCGGCGCTGTGCCCAAGCAAAGAATCAAAGAACGATTAGATGCCACGCTTTAG
- a CDS encoding mannose-1-phosphate guanylyltransferase — protein MVALIMAGGAGTRFWPKSRDHHPKQLLQIIGSGTMLQSTVRRLQPIIPPDRVFIVCKQSHREAVAGQLPELPRENIIIEPQGKNTAPCIGLAALFIQQRFGDEVMIVLPADHLIGAEQNFRQTLLNAAKIAAEEKVLITIGIKPSFPATGYGYIQFSQETVSAGQASAWRVKTFAEKPNLETAKVFLASGDFLWNSGIFVWRISTIREQFEEHLPQVHDGLLEISRHLGTPEEQDIIVRVYQQIKSISIDYGVMEKAKNVLVVLSNFEWNDLGSWDEVYKLSPKDKEQNALCDGDHALVNTSGCLIDVAGKTVAAVGIRDLIVVETEDALLLCPREHAQDVKEVVELLKRKKKMNLL, from the coding sequence ATGGTAGCATTGATTATGGCCGGTGGAGCCGGCACGCGATTTTGGCCAAAGAGCAGAGATCATCACCCAAAACAACTCCTGCAAATTATCGGCAGCGGCACCATGTTGCAAAGCACGGTGCGGCGGTTGCAACCGATCATTCCGCCGGACCGGGTTTTCATCGTTTGCAAACAGTCACATCGGGAAGCGGTCGCAGGGCAGTTGCCCGAGCTGCCGCGCGAAAATATCATTATCGAACCGCAGGGCAAAAACACCGCGCCGTGCATCGGCCTGGCCGCGTTGTTCATCCAACAGCGTTTCGGTGATGAAGTGATGATCGTGTTGCCGGCGGATCATCTTATCGGCGCCGAGCAGAATTTTCGCCAAACGCTGTTGAACGCCGCGAAAATTGCCGCAGAAGAAAAAGTGTTGATCACCATCGGCATCAAGCCCTCGTTTCCGGCAACGGGTTACGGCTACATCCAGTTCAGCCAGGAAACGGTTTCAGCCGGGCAGGCAAGCGCGTGGCGGGTCAAGACGTTTGCAGAAAAACCCAATCTCGAAACAGCCAAAGTGTTTCTGGCGAGCGGCGATTTCTTGTGGAACAGCGGTATTTTTGTATGGCGCATTTCCACGATTCGCGAGCAGTTTGAAGAACACCTGCCGCAAGTTCACGATGGTTTACTGGAGATCTCCAGGCATTTGGGGACGCCGGAGGAACAGGACATCATCGTGCGTGTGTATCAGCAGATCAAAAGCATCTCGATCGACTACGGCGTGATGGAGAAGGCCAAGAATGTTTTAGTTGTGCTTTCGAATTTCGAATGGAATGATTTAGGCAGTTGGGATGAGGTGTATAAATTATCGCCCAAGGACAAGGAACAAAACGCCCTGTGTGACGGCGATCACGCGCTGGTGAATACCTCGGGCTGCCTGATTGATGTCGCCGGAAAAACGGTGGCAGCCGTGGGCATTCGTGATTTGATCGTGGTGGAAACGGAAGATGCGCTGTTGCTGTGTCCGCGCGAGCATGCGCAAGACGTGAAAGAAGTGGTGGAGCTGTTAAAACGAAAAAAGAAAATGAATTTGTTGTGA
- a CDS encoding glycosyltransferase, with the protein MAGQTAQPTPDLSIIIVTYNSQNDIVKCLRSLQQFFLSVQCEIIVFDNASTDDTVTLVAQQFPGVRLFRHPANVGFGRANNLAVTNARGRHLLFLNPDTWVDNDLAAALVSYLDAHPGAGGCAPRVLNPDGTLQRGSVRAFPTLATLLYEQLGWSRFFPRSSRFGSYLMTWWDHNEQREVDQPMGACLAVRREAFEAVSGFDEDYFMYFEDVELCRALYNAGWKIVFLPEARVFHVGGQSTNQVVMTNFPEFYRSMYRYFRRHHGFLRTVIAKLLVTVGELGKFVALIFLLITEKFQERPVYWRNRREQLLSHGRVLLQHWFY; encoded by the coding sequence ATGGCCGGGCAAACTGCGCAACCCACACCAGATTTGAGTATCATCATTGTGACGTACAATTCGCAAAATGACATTGTGAAATGCTTGCGATCGTTGCAGCAATTTTTCCTCTCTGTGCAGTGTGAGATCATTGTTTTTGACAACGCTTCAACCGACGATACCGTGACGCTTGTGGCACAGCAGTTTCCTGGGGTGCGCCTGTTTCGCCACCCGGCAAATGTCGGGTTTGGCCGTGCTAACAATCTGGCTGTCACAAACGCGCGCGGCCGTCATCTGCTTTTTTTGAATCCCGATACCTGGGTCGATAACGATCTCGCCGCAGCGCTGGTGTCCTATTTGGATGCGCATCCCGGCGCCGGAGGTTGTGCGCCGCGCGTGCTGAATCCGGATGGCACGCTGCAGCGCGGATCGGTACGCGCATTCCCCACGCTTGCGACCTTGCTCTACGAACAACTCGGCTGGTCGCGATTTTTCCCGCGCAGTTCTCGGTTCGGAAGTTACTTGATGACCTGGTGGGATCATAATGAGCAACGCGAAGTCGATCAACCTATGGGCGCCTGCCTTGCCGTGCGGCGCGAAGCCTTTGAAGCTGTTTCCGGTTTTGATGAAGATTATTTTATGTATTTCGAAGATGTCGAGTTGTGCCGTGCCCTGTATAATGCCGGATGGAAAATCGTATTTCTGCCTGAGGCACGGGTTTTTCATGTGGGCGGCCAAAGCACGAATCAAGTTGTGATGACAAACTTTCCGGAGTTTTACCGCAGCATGTATCGTTACTTTCGCCGCCATCACGGCTTTTTGAGAACGGTGATTGCCAAATTGCTTGTTACGGTAGGCGAGTTGGGGAAATTTGTTGCTTTGATTTTTTTGTTAATCACTGAAAAATTTCAAGAACGCCCGGTTTATTGGCGGAATCGGCGTGAGCAGCTTTTGAGCCATGGGCGAGTGCTTCTGCAGCATTGGTTTTATTGA
- a CDS encoding undecaprenyl/decaprenyl-phosphate alpha-N-acetylglucosaminyl 1-phosphate transferase: MRFFIYFYLFLFSLLLALLFVPLARKLAFRLNIIDLPQGRKAHSQPTPLLGGLAIYAAFLFTMALQIIAYLACKDLAWFAQIFPSLPDESARFLQTLPRLLAICAGGTLMVVLGFIDDRSGLNFSYKLKFAIQILAALLLVVAGVRTDLMPSTFLNTVVTVVWIVGITNAFNLLDNMDGLSSGIAIIAAAMFLVITIVQDQFFSAMILCIFAGAVLGFLRYNFYPAKIFMGDTGSLFIGYMLAALSITSSYVVPQSASMIPALMPLLVLSLPIFDTLSVIIIRLKEGRPIFSGDRRHFSHRLTDLGMTPAGAVVFIYLVATTIGIAAALLPYLPLWGEILVLIHTVLIYVMITTLVHVAKPRQ; this comes from the coding sequence ATGCGCTTTTTTATTTACTTCTATCTCTTCTTGTTCTCCCTGCTGCTTGCGCTTTTGTTTGTGCCGCTTGCGCGGAAACTGGCTTTTCGTCTGAACATTATTGATCTGCCGCAGGGTCGTAAAGCGCATTCTCAGCCGACGCCGTTGCTCGGCGGCTTGGCGATTTATGCCGCATTTCTGTTTACAATGGCCCTACAAATCATCGCGTATCTTGCGTGCAAGGATCTCGCCTGGTTCGCACAAATCTTTCCAAGCCTGCCCGATGAATCCGCACGCTTCTTGCAAACGCTTCCCCGGCTTTTGGCAATCTGTGCGGGCGGCACGTTAATGGTTGTTCTAGGTTTTATCGATGATCGCAGCGGCCTTAATTTTTCCTATAAACTCAAATTTGCTATCCAAATTTTAGCTGCATTGCTGCTGGTTGTGGCGGGTGTTCGAACGGATTTGATGCCTTCGACGTTTCTCAATACGGTTGTAACCGTGGTTTGGATCGTCGGCATTACAAACGCTTTTAATTTGTTGGATAACATGGACGGGCTTTCCTCCGGCATAGCGATCATCGCTGCGGCAATGTTTCTCGTTATTACGATCGTTCAAGATCAATTCTTTTCGGCGATGATTTTGTGCATCTTTGCTGGCGCTGTGCTCGGATTTTTACGGTACAATTTTTATCCTGCCAAAATTTTTATGGGCGACACCGGCAGCTTGTTCATCGGATACATGCTCGCTGCCTTGTCGATCACCAGCAGCTACGTCGTGCCGCAAAGCGCCTCGATGATTCCGGCGCTCATGCCGCTGCTGGTGCTGAGTTTGCCTATCTTTGATACGCTTTCCGTCATCATCATTCGCCTGAAGGAAGGCCGCCCGATCTTTAGCGGCGATCGCCGCCATTTTTCGCATCGGCTGACAGATCTGGGCATGACGCCGGCGGGCGCTGTCGTGTTCATTTATCTCGTCGCGACGACCATCGGCATTGCCGCTGCATTGTTGCCATATTTGCCTTTGTGGGGCGAAATCCTTGTTCTCATTCACACGGTTTTGATTTATGTCATGATCACGACACTCGTGCATGTCGCCAAACCTCGCCAGTAA
- a CDS encoding N-acetyltransferase, protein MPVDHAQKLRDFIRLPWQIYRGDPHWVPPLIMDMKKLLDKKKHPFFQHSQAEFFLARRNGKYVGRIAAILNNNHNRYYQDQTGFFGFFEAINDQEVANALFETAANWVRQKGMNVLRGPANYSTNETVGLLVEGFDLPPAVMMTYNPRYYVELVEKAGFGKAMDLYAWYMTTAISINPKILRIGEKVLQDQGIVLRTINMKNFWEEVQLIKKIYNDAWSTNWGFVPMTDAEFDFLAKDLKPVVDPRLVLIVEKKGEPVGFSLSLPNFNQALQKINGRLLPFGIFKVLYHSRKIKTLRVLTLGVIKRLQNVSGIGSALYMETYRRGVTAGFDSGEFSWTLENNVAINRGMQLLGADLYKRYRVYEKPL, encoded by the coding sequence ATGCCTGTTGACCATGCGCAAAAACTGCGTGATTTCATTCGTTTACCCTGGCAGATTTACCGCGGCGATCCGCATTGGGTGCCGCCGCTGATTATGGACATGAAGAAGCTGCTCGATAAAAAAAAGCATCCCTTCTTTCAACATTCTCAGGCCGAGTTTTTTCTGGCGCGGCGTAATGGCAAGTATGTCGGGCGCATCGCCGCAATTCTCAACAACAATCATAATCGCTACTATCAAGACCAAACCGGCTTTTTTGGTTTCTTCGAAGCGATCAATGACCAGGAGGTTGCCAACGCTTTGTTCGAAACCGCGGCAAACTGGGTGCGGCAAAAGGGTATGAACGTGTTGCGCGGGCCGGCCAATTATTCAACCAATGAAACTGTCGGCCTACTGGTGGAGGGGTTTGATTTGCCGCCGGCAGTGATGATGACTTACAATCCGCGGTATTATGTCGAGCTGGTTGAAAAAGCCGGATTTGGCAAGGCTATGGATTTGTATGCCTGGTACATGACCACCGCCATCAGCATCAATCCCAAAATTTTGCGCATCGGCGAAAAAGTTCTTCAGGATCAAGGCATTGTTTTGCGCACGATCAATATGAAAAATTTTTGGGAGGAAGTGCAGCTCATCAAGAAAATCTACAATGACGCGTGGAGCACAAATTGGGGATTTGTGCCCATGACGGATGCCGAATTTGATTTTCTTGCCAAAGATTTAAAGCCGGTGGTCGATCCGCGTCTGGTGTTGATTGTTGAAAAAAAAGGGGAGCCGGTGGGGTTTTCTCTTTCGTTGCCCAATTTCAATCAAGCGCTGCAAAAGATCAATGGGCGGCTGCTGCCGTTTGGGATTTTCAAAGTCCTGTATCATTCCAGAAAGATCAAGACGCTGCGCGTGCTCACACTGGGTGTGATCAAAAGACTGCAGAATGTCAGCGGCATTGGCTCGGCGCTCTATATGGAAACCTACCGCCGGGGCGTCACAGCCGGTTTTGACAGCGGCGAGTTTTCCTGGACGCTTGAGAACAATGTTGCGATCAATCGCGGCATGCAATTGCTTGGCGCTGATCTCTATAAACGTTATCGCGTTTATGAAAAGCCGTTGTAG
- a CDS encoding glycosyltransferase family 4 protein yields MTERHKVRVLYVITRLIVGGAQETVMLLADGLDKKCFQASVISGPQTGVEGSLIDDVRRRGIPLTILPDLVRELDLIKDIKAFWKLYRFMKAGGYDIVHTNSSKAGILGRWAAWLAGIPVIVHTVHGWGHHDYQQPLVQRLFIWLERISAAITQRLIVVSTRNIEKGLADRIATKEKYLTIRSGIELEDFMHPARDRASMRALFDIPLTAPVVGTVTRLSAQKAPTDFAAAAIEIAQSAPDTHFVMVGDGPLRGEVEGMIAQADLQKRFHLTGLRRDVADLLTTFDIFVLSSLWEGLPRVLPQAMAAGLPIIASAVDGNVEAVRANENGILVPPGDRAALALAMLQLLQDRRRATEMGQAGRARVQEFSAQKMVEDHEQLYHELRPR; encoded by the coding sequence ATGACTGAACGTCATAAGGTTCGTGTGCTGTATGTCATCACTCGCCTCATTGTCGGCGGTGCGCAAGAAACCGTCATGTTGTTGGCAGATGGTTTGGACAAAAAATGCTTTCAGGCTAGCGTTATCAGCGGGCCGCAAACCGGTGTGGAAGGCAGTTTGATTGATGACGTGCGCCGGCGCGGCATTCCATTGACGATTCTGCCGGACCTGGTGCGCGAACTTGATCTCATAAAAGATATTAAGGCCTTTTGGAAATTATATCGTTTTATGAAAGCCGGCGGTTACGACATCGTGCATACCAACAGCAGTAAAGCCGGAATTCTGGGCCGTTGGGCTGCGTGGCTGGCTGGCATTCCGGTGATCGTTCACACCGTTCATGGCTGGGGGCATCATGATTATCAGCAACCTTTGGTGCAGAGACTTTTTATCTGGCTTGAAAGAATAAGCGCGGCCATCACACAGCGGCTCATCGTGGTGTCAACGCGCAATATCGAAAAAGGCCTGGCCGATCGCATTGCGACAAAGGAAAAATACCTCACGATTCGCAGCGGCATTGAACTTGAAGATTTTATGCATCCTGCACGCGATCGTGCGAGCATGCGCGCGCTGTTTGATATTCCGTTAACCGCGCCGGTGGTTGGAACGGTGACACGTTTATCAGCACAGAAAGCGCCCACAGATTTTGCTGCCGCTGCCATTGAGATTGCACAAAGCGCGCCCGATACGCATTTCGTCATGGTGGGTGACGGGCCGCTGCGCGGCGAAGTGGAGGGGATGATCGCGCAAGCGGATTTGCAAAAACGGTTTCACCTCACCGGGCTGCGCCGCGATGTTGCGGATTTGCTGACGACTTTTGATATTTTCGTGCTCTCATCCTTGTGGGAAGGGCTGCCGCGCGTTCTGCCGCAAGCCATGGCTGCGGGCTTGCCGATCATTGCGAGCGCAGTCGATGGCAACGTTGAAGCCGTGCGCGCCAATGAAAACGGCATACTCGTGCCGCCGGGTGATCGTGCGGCATTGGCCCTAGCGATGTTGCAACTTCTGCAAGATCGCCGGCGTGCAACGGAAATGGGACAGGCCGGCCGAGCCCGCGTACAGGAATTTAGCGCACAAAAGATGGTCGAGGATCATGAACAACTCTATCACGAGTTGAGGCCGCGATGA
- a CDS encoding NAD(P)/FAD-dependent oxidoreductase — translation MTPPPNKYDVLVAGGGPAGLSAAYAAALGGLRVALCERSKEIGYPIHTSGGSWLPEMRRLDIPERFLHPIHIGRFLSPAAEATFTYGDPVSCVLDVRGLYQYLARLAIKAGAEIFPATRVERVIVENGKPSGLQITRGQKVLAPLLIDATGMAGLLAKQMGLRENPRRYGVGAECDIVTNDWPADTVALLFGGLAGPAGYGWIFPHGEDRVRIGVGLIQPDTRTAPEQALQALLANVRRGAIHGVHVKSVSALEYHTGTVPATPPLQRTSAHGLLVVGDAAGLISTLLGEGIRFAIELGRLAGEMAVEAHRANRFDSRFLARYDKAWQARYGRLFKQAAFINRHIADYDDHAWNEKIKALSHFPAHAIPPLLKGEWSNKVLLKALWQQRHHFKKSKLRKLAGAFAAHLLVGAKNSGETS, via the coding sequence ATGACTCCCCCCCCAAATAAATACGATGTGCTTGTGGCTGGCGGCGGCCCTGCCGGTTTGAGCGCCGCCTATGCGGCTGCTCTTGGAGGTTTGCGGGTTGCGCTGTGCGAGCGCAGCAAAGAGATCGGTTATCCGATTCACACCAGCGGCGGCAGTTGGCTGCCGGAAATGCGGCGCCTCGATATTCCCGAGCGTTTCCTTCACCCCATTCATATTGGCCGGTTTTTGTCGCCGGCGGCTGAAGCGACCTTTACGTATGGCGATCCGGTGAGTTGTGTACTCGATGTGCGAGGCCTTTATCAATACCTCGCGCGCCTCGCGATAAAAGCCGGGGCGGAAATCTTTCCAGCAACGCGAGTCGAGCGGGTGATTGTTGAAAATGGCAAGCCGTCAGGATTGCAGATAACCAGGGGGCAAAAAGTATTGGCGCCGCTTTTAATTGATGCGACCGGCATGGCAGGCCTGCTCGCGAAACAGATGGGGTTGCGAGAAAACCCGCGACGTTATGGCGTGGGCGCCGAATGTGATATCGTCACAAATGACTGGCCGGCAGATACCGTTGCATTGCTATTTGGCGGCCTCGCCGGCCCCGCCGGTTACGGCTGGATTTTTCCACACGGCGAGGATCGTGTTAGGATCGGCGTTGGCCTGATTCAACCGGATACGCGCACGGCTCCGGAACAAGCATTGCAGGCGTTGCTGGCAAATGTGCGCCGCGGCGCCATTCATGGCGTGCATGTCAAATCCGTTTCAGCTTTGGAATATCATACTGGAACCGTTCCTGCAACACCGCCGCTGCAGAGAACCTCGGCGCACGGCCTTCTAGTCGTCGGCGACGCTGCGGGTTTGATTTCGACACTCTTGGGAGAAGGCATTCGGTTTGCGATTGAGTTGGGCCGGCTGGCCGGTGAGATGGCGGTGGAGGCGCATCGCGCGAATCGTTTTGACTCCCGGTTTTTGGCGCGATACGATAAAGCCTGGCAGGCGCGTTATGGCCGCTTATTCAAACAGGCCGCCTTTATCAATCGCCATATCGCAGATTATGATGATCACGCCTGGAACGAAAAAATCAAGGCGCTGTCACATTTCCCCGCACATGCAATTCCACCGTTGTTGAAAGGGGAGTGGTCGAACAAAGTTCTGCTTAAAGCATTGTGGCAACAACGTCATCATTTCAAAAAATCAAAGTTGCGCAAACTCGCCGGCGCGTTCGCCGCCCATCTCCTCGTTGGGGCAAAAAACAGTGGGGAAACTTCTTGA
- a CDS encoding PTS sugar transporter subunit IIA has translation MDKLDLVPFFNEALFVPALQAKSKDGALEELVDCFVSSGFVRNPAIVLEMIHRREQLGSTGIGRGIAIPHGRSTAAPTLMIAFGCSKKGIEWEAMDGEPVQLVFMVIAPPQEHDNKYLPVLGRLVEILSHSREREKFRNVKSFSDFINLLKN, from the coding sequence ATGGATAAGCTGGATCTCGTGCCGTTTTTTAATGAAGCGTTGTTCGTACCCGCGCTGCAAGCCAAGTCGAAAGACGGCGCATTGGAAGAATTGGTGGATTGTTTTGTGAGCAGCGGGTTTGTGCGCAATCCCGCCATCGTGCTCGAGATGATTCATCGCCGCGAGCAGCTCGGCAGCACGGGTATCGGTCGCGGCATCGCAATTCCCCACGGCCGCAGCACGGCCGCGCCCACGCTGATGATCGCCTTCGGTTGTTCCAAAAAGGGCATCGAGTGGGAAGCGATGGACGGCGAGCCGGTTCAGTTGGTTTTCATGGTTATCGCGCCGCCGCAAGAGCACGATAACAAGTACCTGCCGGTGCTGGGCCGCCTGGTCGAAATCCTGAGTCACTCCCGCGAACGTGAAAAATTCCGCAATGTCAAATCCTTCTCTGACTTCATCAACCTTCTCAAAAACTAA